The sequence below is a genomic window from Phoenix dactylifera cultivar Barhee BC4 chromosome 8, palm_55x_up_171113_PBpolish2nd_filt_p, whole genome shotgun sequence.
ACACTTGAAGAAGAGATATATGTTGAGCAACCACCCAGATTCTTGGTGAATGGGGGAGAACATAAAGTGTACAAACTGAAAAAGGCCTTTTATGGGCTGAAGCAAGCTCCACGAGCTTGGTATAGTGAGATTGACAAGTACTTCACCAAGAAGGGCTTTGAGAAAAGCCAAAGTGAACCCACTCTCTATGTCATGAAGAAAAAAGCTTCTATGTTGAAAGTCTCAATTTATGTTGATGACTTAATCTTTACTGGTGATGATGAAAGCTTGATTCAAGAGTTCAAAAGAGATATGATGCAGGCTTATGCAATGAGTGACATGGGGCTAATGCATTAATTTTTAGGAATTGAAGTATCCCAAACACAAAATGGGATTTTCATTTCTCAAAAGAAGTATGCAAAAGGcattattaaaaaattcaaTATGGACAGATGCAAGTCAGTTTCTACTCCCTTGGTTGAAAAtgaaaagttgaagaaggatgATGGTGCTAAGAAGGCAGATGCTaaaatgtataaaagtttaGTTGGTAGCCTCTTGTATCTTACAGCCACTAGACCAGACATAATGTTTGCTGCAAATTTACTTTCCTGCTACATGCAAGAGCCCAGTCAGAACCATTATGGAGCTGGGAAAAGAGTTCTTAGACACTTTAGAGGCACTCTTGATTATGGGATTCTTTACAAGGCTGGAGAATGTTCAAGTCTAATTGGTTACAGTGACAGTGATTGGGCTGGTTGTTTGGATGATATGAAGAGTACAAGTGGCTATGTTTTTTCTCTTGGTTCAGGCATATGTTCATGGGCATCTAAGAAGCAGAACATTGTGGCACAATCTTCAGCAGAAGCAGAATATGTGGCTGCAGCAAAAGCAACTTCACAAGCTGTGTGGCTGCGAAGAATTCTTGAAAACATTGGAGAAAGACGGGAAGAAGAAACCATATTGTTTTGTGACAACAAATCAGCCATTGCTATTGGGAAAAATCCAATCAGTCATGATCGtaccactacaaaagaaaggatatctcccgacggtttttttggtctctaccgacgcttttaagcgtcggcgaattcccagcccacgcatcccaaagcgtgggtcagacgtcgggcaggtgggcgtgggtccggtttttgccgacgctaagggaaagcgtcggtaaaaacagGGATTTCCCTATGCtaataaaagcgtcggcaaaaaacgacatttgccgacgctttaaagcgtcaggAAAGCCCAAACCAGTTTTGggttttcgccgacgctttaaagcgtcgttataaatattttttttaaaaaaaaaatttaaaaaatattttgaatcagAGCCTCGATTCCTCCCAATTTCCTCTCCGCCTCCTTCATCGCATCCCTCAGATCCCACAGATGCCCCATGCTCGCGCTCAGATCCATCTGAACCACGTCGACCCCCTCGACGCCGACGATTGCCTCGATCTCCGCCAGCCCCGCCGCCGTCTCCACCTGGCACATCACCAGCAGCTCCTCGTCAACCCGCGCCAGGTAGCCATCGTCGATGCCATAGGCGGAGGCGCGCACCACTGTGTCGGCGGACCCGCGGACGCCGCGCGGTGGGAAACAGCAGAACGGCGAGCTCGGTGGCGCCGGGGGACTCGATCATGGGGAACATGAGGCCCTGGGGGCCGGATGGCCAGATGGTGGAACTGAAGGTGAAGCACCTCAGCTTGGAAGATTGCAAGATCTCATCCTCGCTACGAGAAGTCAGAGCAACCTTTCGCAAGATCACCGCCCAAATCTATAGCCCAAGAAAATCGAAAGACCCAAACAACTCAAGCACGCAGGCAAAATAAATGATCATGAAACTTTCTAATTAGACTAGCTGGCTGATAGCAAGCAACAAATCTTTTTAAATTGAAGTATAACTCTCTAAACAGATCAAAGCGCAACAATCTCAGCTTAAAGACCCCCCAAAAATGGATAAAGTCATCCAAAAAACCATAGCCAAGCATCAAGAGGCCTCGAAAACCAAAAAGCCTCACCAGTTCATCATCATACCTGAAGCTGAAGCGCTGTGGCAGGGGCTCTCCGCCTTGATCCTCGCGCTCCAGCAGTTCCCCATCAACAAGAACCCGAACAAAGATACGCAACCAAACGAGAGGAGTCCGCCGCCAGATCCGCAACCAATACCACCGGATCCGGCCACCAGACCCTCCGCACCTCCCCTCCCTGCTTCCGCTGCCGGATCCGGCGAACGAGCCGGGGCGGAGCTGGCTTTCTCGTGGCTGGAGCGGGAGGGCGGCGAGGGGGAGGGGTTTTGAGCGGCCCGTGGAGGGGAGAAGAGGCGATGGAGAGTAGTTTTTCAAGGGGTGGgtggagaggggggagagggggGAGAAGGTCATGGCAAGGAAAAGGAGCCCCATGGGGTTTTTTAGGACAGCGTCGGACAAGGGAatgacgacgctttttagcgtcgtcttaggccTGCGATCCCGAAATATTTTACGACAGCGTGAGGATGGCTTCTGAAAAGGGAttgacgacgctttttagcgtcgtcttaggccTGCGATTACACCGACATGAATTAGTGtcgttttttgccgacgctttttacaagcaTCGCCACATTTAGTTGATAGACCGAAAATTGCCAacgcttgtaaaaagcgtcggcaaaaaagcgtcggtaaaaccgaCTTTTCCTGTAGTGTACCAAGCATATTGCAATCAAATACCATTTCATAAGGGAAGCTATAGAGAATGGTGAAATTCAGCTCAAGTATTGCAAGAGTGAAGAGCAGCTAGCAGATATACTGACAAAGGCACTCCCAAAGAACAAGTTTTGTTATCTCAGAAATCTCATTGGAGTTGTGAAGAAAGTGCATTAAGGGGGAGTGTTGGAAGTTAATGCACTTAGAGCTTGTTTTAATTACTGTTACCTTTCCTATGCAGTCCAAGTTGTATGGTCAATGTGTCTCTTCATTTCTCTATGATCATGTATGCTCTTTTTAATGTTCCAGAACTGTCCAATGTGTTTAAGAAAATTTGTAAGCCCTGCTGTCTTGTAAGGAAGTCTAAAAGACATAAGAAAAATCCCTTCAGAATATTGCCTCTGTTACTCTCTGCACATCTGATTTGTGAGCTCTGCTGTAGCAACTCAAGTTTGATTAAATCAGAAACTTTATTCAGGTTCTTTAGACAACCAACAATCAGTTGTTGTTGTCCATCCAGAACTGAGCCTGCAGCCAGTCAATAGTCTTCTTGTCCACCTGAAAGGCCTTTGCAAGAACGTCACGAGAGATGGGTGGCTTCGACCCAAACACCGCATTGGCTACAGTGATCACACCAGGGTTTGCTCCCCCAACCCCGACCTCAAGTACCCCATCGAGGTCGCCGGCGATCCCTCCCAGATCCGCGCCCAGATCTCCATCGGCGGCACCTTCTTCGGCTCCCCTCCCCCCGccgcccccctcccctcctccctctccctggcCGACCCTGCCTTCTCCTGCCCCTCCCCCGCTGCCCCCTCCAACACCTCCCTCGCCACCTGCTGCCTTCCCAACCCCGACTTCACCCCCAACACCACCACCAACTCCTCCGATGTCGCGGAAGCCCTCCCCTGCCTCCTCGCCCTCGCCGCCGCTTTCATGAACAGGCCTTCTAGTGGCGGTGGAGTGGCACCAGCGGCCACCCAACCCCAAGAACCCCATCGTCTTCTTCGACGTCACCATCGGCACCATCCCGGCCGGCCGCATCAAGATGGAGCTCTTCGCCGACATCGCCCCCAAGACCGCCGAGAACTTCAGGTCCGGTCCCTACtctctttttcctctctctccctctctctccctcagaGAAAAGAGGAATTCTGACCCTGATGAACTGAACTTAGAGCGAAGAGATAGAGACCCTAGCCAAGATTCTTGTTTGATCATGGACTGATGGATGATTTATCTTTCTTTATGGGTAGCCGGAGAGCAGTTGAGTTGGGTGCCGTCATTCTGATACTGTTATCATTTGTTGGTAAGCAGTGGTTCTGTTATCTTTCAGTTTATATTTTCAACAGTTGACTGACCAAATTGCTCATGAAGAATGAAAATTAACTGAGATGGGAGTGATCTTACTGTATTatatttctttcaatttattaTAGTCTCTCTTCCTGCTTTTTTAATGTTATCTTCTTAACAAATTATGTATGCCCTTATGCGTTGCTCGATTGTCTCTAATGCATACAGGTAAAGTTGGAGGATTTATTGCTTCTATCCCTGATGTAATGGTTGCTGCTCTTCTTTGCTTTATGTGGGCCATGCTTGCTGCTCTGGGCCTGTCAAACCTCCGTTACAGTGAGACAGGAAGCTCCAGAAATAATATCATAGTTGGGCTCTCATTGTTTTTCTCCTTATCTATACCTGCTTACTTTCAGCAATACGGTCTTGTTCCTAATGCAAACTCATCCGTGCCCAGTTACTTCCAGCCATATATTGTTGCATCTCATGGACCTTTCCGG
It includes:
- the LOC120111454 gene encoding secreted RxLR effector protein 161-like produces the protein MDRCKSVSTPLVENEKLKKDDGAKKADAKMYKSLVGSLLYLTATRPDIMFAANLLSCYMQEPSQNHYGAGKRVLRHFRGTLDYGILYKAGECSSLIGYSDSDWAGCLDDMKSTSGYVFSLGSGICSWASKKQNIVAQSSAEAEYVAAAKATSQAVWLRRILENIGERREEETILFCDNKSAIAIGKNPISHDRTKHIAIKYHFIREAIENGEIQLKYCKSEEQLADILTKALPKNKFCYLRNLIGVVKKVH
- the LOC120111765 gene encoding uncharacterized protein LOC120111765: MTFSPLSPLSTHPLKNYSPSPLLPSTGRSKPLPLAALPLQPRESQLRPGSFAGSGSGSREGRCGGSGGRIRWYWLRIWRRTPLVWLRIFVRVLVDGELLEREDQGGEPLPQRFSFRFGR